The DNA sequence agtctattgtcgagagcgttgggcttcagagcgcgtggccctgggttcgagtcccagcttgaacgaaaatcttcgttgtgtttttttagtttctaatttggaaattcctttttttttttaatttttctcttttgcgaatattgattatttatgtagggaggaaaattctgagtcagtttatttattcgacctgtagatttcaaagtgtttgaatcaataattaccaaggtgcatttttttttattatatttaagactcgaatcgacagagctccgatagccttatgggtagaccgttgggctttcaagcgagtggccctgggttcgagtcccggccggaacgaatatcttcaatgtatatatttattttctaatttgaaaattctttttttttcaatttctttctattgcaaatatcgattatttatgtacagaagaaaattctgagtcagtttaattattcgacccgtagatttcaaagattttatatcaataattaccaaagtgcattttttgtttttattatatttaagattccaaatggcagagctccgatagccttctggctagaccgttgggctttcaagcggccctgggttcgagacacAGCTTGAACGAAAACCTtcattgtgtttttttagtttctaatttggaaattccttttttttttatttttctcttttgcgaatattgattatttatgtaggaaggaaaattctgagtcagtttaatcattcgacctgtagatttcaaagattttagatcaataattaccaaggtgcattttttgtttttattataattaagacaccgaccaacagagatccggtagtctattggcgagagcgttgggcttccatgtgtgtggccctgggttcgagtcccagccgaaaacgaaattttaattgcaaattttttttttttaaatttgataattcctttttttttattttttccttttgcgaagtcagtcagtcagtccgacagtcaatcagtcagtctcggtcagtcagtgagtcagtcagtcagtcagtatcagtctgtcagtcaggcagtaagttttcgaccgacagaactccgatagcctcatttttgtttttattataataagaCCTAAACCTaatagaccgttggtcttccaagcgagtgccttgggttcgagtcccatccggaacgaatatcttcaatgtatatatttcttttctaatttgaaaattcttttttttttcaatttctttcttttgcaaatattgattatttatgtaggaaagaaaattctgagtcagtttaatttttcgacccgcagatttcaaagtgtttaaataaataattaccaaggtgcattttttgtttttattatatttaagacttcgatcggcagagctccaatagcctaatggctagaccgttgggcttccaagcgcgtggtactgggttcgagtcccggccggaacgaatgtcttcaatgtatatatttcttgtctaatttgaaaattcttttttttttcaatttctttcttttgcaaatatcgattatttatgtacggaagaaaattataccaaggtgcattttttgtttttattatatttaaaacccccaccgtcagagctccgatagattaatggctagagtgctgggcttccaagcgggtgtccctgggttcgagtcccggccggaacgaatgtcttcaatggacatatttcttttctaatttgaaaattcttttttttttcaatttctttcttctgCAAACATCGATTACTTATgtccggaagaaaattctgagtcagtttaattattcgacctgtagatttcaaagattttagatcaataattaccaatgtgcattttttgtttttattataattaacactagaaagacgacgttttgcgtatacctagaaagacgagcagcggtcactttgaccgccatacttaaaagattggaaatttcctcctttcgggatttttaaccatagaaaatatttgtttcatcatatcagagtttaatttaacaatttaatcgtaatatagtctgcaaataagtctcagacagcttttttgtattttatgttcgatcaagtgaaatacacatgctttacacaattggcattaagaaagagcaaatttgtacaaaaaagagaaaaaaaatttagcatGTAATAGCTAACAAGTaatataatcaaccatgcatgtgtttggtttaaaaaatatcttaatatcgcaagataccgtacattactatcatttacagtatttcgaaatacttatgttatcacatCGCCTGTATGTTagccattaacatttttttttggcaattagaacaaatgctcgtagtttgATTTccacataatttaatttcacactattttaatctttttcctgtggtagatacttatttatatgcagcaaaattgaccagtggaggtgacttggaggaaattggagaaataggagttcagtttttgaaattgtcccccttttttttcggcgtcggtcccttttccctttttctttcactactttttatattttgagcgtCAATTTTTATTAGTGAGGTTttttctgattctaactcagaagaacaataattttctgcaaatcttggctccgaaaaatattcgcaataatctcatgaaagcaaactattctcatcgctaggaatatatttctcttcagacaAGTCACACTGttcattcgaaccataatctgttttagatgtGCAGCAGTTTCAGGAGTTAATAATCCTATAATTTTTGCTTGTCGTCAACGGTTCTCTCGatatcatgaagataattatgtgactgagaacttcattatcaccgaagaaaataaacatcAATACTTCAaacaaagcacatgttttgtgcacaaaagaattccagcaaacatttttggaatttatctctgtttatatttacttctttttagacccaaagtaatttcacgtgtccagtcacacgcttttcaaatttacctttctcaactttgccccTGTGCAGATAACAGAAAACTGAAActatgcaaccagcaggtgtttcgcattttcctaacagttcaatgAATACCTCACCAGCAGGTAcaactcaagctcaaaagaacattactcaccctgacaactaacaatagtccatagtacacacaactgataagagaaaaaaaaagaaaacgggtgcataaagaaaggttcccttaagcggtcaaaatgaccgtagtcagtctttctaggtataaacatttatagcgactataataataatcctaaagggaaaaaattactgttgtaagatcttaataaatagttaggaaaagtcaataaaggaaaaagaatttgaaaattaaacgcagcgaatatgagcatttgaaaatcgtttgcggtcaaaatgaccgcttccgtctttctagtgttaagacaccgaccaacagagatccgatagtctattggcgagagcgttgggcttctatGCGTGTAGCCGTGAGTTCGAATCccaaccggaaaggaaatcttaaatgcatatatttttttctaatttgataattcttttttttttattttttccttttgcgaagtcagtcagtcagtcggtcagtccagtccagtcagtcagtcagtcactcaagcagtcagtcagtcagttagtcattcagtcactcagtcagttaggcagtcagtcagtcagtcagtatcagtcagtcatccagtcagtcagtcaggcagtcagtcagtcagtcagccttattcagtcagtctgtcagtcagtcagtcggtcagtcctgtccagtcagttcagtcagtcagttagtcagtcaagcagtcagtcagtcagtcagtcagttagtcattcagtcagtcagtcatactgtcagtcagtcagtcaaactgtaagtcagtcagtccagtccagtctcagtcactcaggcagtgagtcagtcagtcagtatcagtctgtcagtcaggcagtaagattccgaccgacagagctccgatagcctaattgctagcccgttgggcttccaagcgcgtggtgctgggttccagtcccggccggaacgaatgtcttcaatgtatatatttcttttctaatttgaaatattttttttttcaatttctttcttttgcaaatatcggttatttatgtacggaagaaaattctgagtcagtttaattattcgacctgtagatttcaaagattttagatcaataattagcaaggtacattttttgtttttattataattaagacaccgaccaacagagatccgatagtctattggcgagagcgttgggcttccatatgtgtgtggccctgggttcgaatcccagccgaaaacgaaatcttaaatgcaaatatttttttaaaatttgataattctttttttttaattttttccttttgcgaagtcagtcagtcagtccgacagtcaatcagtcagtctcggtcaggcagtcagtctcggtcaggcagtcagtcagtcagtctcagtcagtcagttagtcattcagccagtcagtcaagcagtcaatcatttagtctcagtctgtcagtcattcagtcagtcagtcagtcagtcagccttattcagtcagtctgtccgtcagtcagtcggtcagccctgtccagtcagttagtcagtcaagcagtcagtcaggcagtcaagcagtcagtcagttagtctcagtcagtcatttagttattcagtctgtcagtgaaatattcagtcagtcaagcagtcagtcagtcagtttcagtcagtcagtcattcagtcatttagtccgtcaggcagtcagttagtcagtcagcctcattcagtcaggctgtcagtcagtcagtcggtcagtcctgtcctgtcagttcagtcagtcagttagtcagtcaatcagtcagtcagtcagtgagttattcattcagtcagtcaggcaaactgtcagtcagtcagttaaactgtcagtgagtctcagtcagccagtcagtcagtcagtcagtacagtccagtctcagttagtcaggcagtcagtcagtcagtctcggtcagtcagtgagtcagtcagtcagtcagtatcagtcagtcagtctgttgGGAGACTCCTCGATTTTATTCTGACCATTTTTTATCTGTGATATTGAACACAAAGGTACAAAAACTAACTCAATATATTTACATACGGACTTTATTAATGTCTGCCATCCACACTACAACGCACAGAGTTGCGCTTCCACTGAAACAAAAAACAGTCGACTACCTGTTAACAGAAGGTATTATTTTATCTGGCGCCACCTGCCAGATAAATttctttacatcaaaatttacataaatgaCGATAAATAaggaattgaataattaaaaatagaaaacagttcaaagttcTTTTGTGGTCAGTTTCACAACACTCCCACCTTTTTGATTtgcttgaatcaaaaattaaataatgctatttttaaaacagGAGCACACTTCTAACGGGTACAATTTTCGTACAGGGCGGGTCAGTGTACCATTTTGggtttttactttaacaactctTACCCTTCCATCTCTTCCAGTACACAGTTCTTGAATACGCGCGATTGGCCAGTTAATTCGTTTGAGATTTTCGCTTCCAACCAATACAATGTCCCTTAATTTCAGCTCACAGTGAGTTTGTCCATGTCTCTGCACTAGTTGTCCGAGATACTCCTTGCGGAAACGACTTCGAAGTTGTTCCCGCAACTCTTGGCAAAAGCGTTGGCGTACTAAAAGTTTATCTCGGTCTAACAGGTCCAAATCTGGGGTACCTGAAAATTTAATGTCCTGTATAAACATAGAAGGTGTTAAAGGCGTTAAATCCTCCGTGTCGTTCGAGACATATGTTAGAGGACGACAGTTCATTACCGACTCCACGTCACATAGGAGAGTAAGTAATTCCTCATAGGTTACGGATGCTTGTCCCAAAACTCGCACTAATAATTCCTTAGTGGTACGAACTAGACGCTCCCACCATCCGCCCCACCACGCAGCTGTGGGCGGAATAAAATTCCAAGTGATGGGGCTTAACGTTTCCAGCGATATCACCTTTTTCCAATCTATTTTTCTCAGCAATCTTGACGCTCCAACAAAATTAGTCCCATTGTCGGTGAATACAACAGACGGACGACCTCTTCGGGCTATGAAACGCCGAAGCGCTTGTATGAAGGTCTCTGTGCTTATGGATGACACCAACTCTAAATGTACGCATCGGTATACCGCACACGTAAACAATACTATCCAAGTCTTAGTTTTATTCCGGAGAATAAGCGGACCGCATAAATCTATTCCGGTGACTTCAAAGGCGAAAGCATCACGAACTCTGTCCAATGGTAACTGAATGGATCCAGTAGTTGGAGGTTTTGCAGCAAATCTTTTACATCGAACACAGTTCTTAACAATTGATCGGATTGTGCGCCTAGCACCTATTATCCAAAATTCTTCTCTCATTATAACAGTCAATGCTTGAGTTCCAGCATGTGAATATTTCAAGTGATAGTCTCTCACTAAACAGTTCACTATGTAGTGCTTCGATGGCAACAAAATAGGATACCGGAATTCATAGGAATCTTCTCTTTCGACGATTCGTGTTCTTACTCTTCTTAAACCACTTTGATCTCTTATGGTCAAAATGCCGCCAATAGAGTCTCCCATTTCCGGAAAACTTTCCGTCTGAACAAGAGCAAGAAGCGCGATTTTAGATTCTTTTATTTCGGAATCTAGCAAGAAAGGTTCTCGAATTACcgttattttttgacaatttttaatgAATCTTTTTACCCAACTTAAAACTcgtatcatttttgaaaatttagaaaacttcTCGTACCATTTAACTTCACTTTCTACTACGGCACTAAGATTTAAACATATGCCTTTCTTGCGTTCTGCAAAAACTAAAGTTTCACTTGCTTTAACCTCAGATTTTGGCCAATTATCTTTAGGACTTTTAAGCCAAACAGGCCCACTCCACCAATCTGATTTAGAAAACTGAAGAGGCAAACAACCGCGTGAAGGTAAATCTGCGAAGTTTAAATGACTTGAAATATGTGACCACTGATTTGCATTTGTAACTGAGCAAATTTCCCTAACACGATTACCCACAAAAGTTCCCCACGCGTCATTTCTTTGTATCCAAAATAATGCTGTGCTGGAATCTGTCCAAAAATATTTAGCTACATGTAATGCGAGTGCTTCCGACACGTATTTAGAAAGGCGCACACCTAAAACACACGACATAAGCTCTAGACGCGGAATAGTAATTCCTTTTAATGGAGCAACTCTTGACTTGGCTGCTACAAACCTGACAAATATTTCCCCTTCACTCTCGGACCTCAAAAAAATTACCGTTGCATATGCATGCTGGCTAGCATCACAAAATATATGAAGTGACCAGGTACTTCGATCTCCGAACCCTATACGCCGCGGTATTTGCAAATCATTCagaattttcagttgattataccattttaaaaatttgtttctagtAATACCGGGTAAAGGGGCATCCCAGTCCACTTTCATCTCCCAAATTTCCTGTAGTAACAACTTCGCTTGCAATAAAACAGGTGTCAAAAGTCCCAAGGGATCAAAAATTAATTGCGTTAAAGACAAAACCTCCCTTTTAGTCACTTTCTCTGAAACCGCTACGTTCTCAATTTTTACGTGAAGATTATCTAACTTTCTGTCCCACATAATTCCTAAAACTAGAACGGGATTCTCTGCCGGGGAATCTGCGCTCAAATATTCTGGCGCCAATTCAATATCTTTCTCTACTGGACCATATGTCCACATTCGCAAGTCCATTCGAGCTTCAGCTAAAATTTCAGTAGAGGATTTTACAAAATCCACGAGATCCTTTTCATTATCTACTGAAGTCACGCAATTATCAATGTAAAATGCTCTGTCTAATTTTCGTGCAATATCATTTTGATCAGGCGGTACTTTCGACAAATGGAAGGAAATAACCGCCCCCAGTAAAAATGGGCTCGGCCGTACCCCGAACACGACTCTTGTGTGACGAAGAACCTTCAACTTGCCTTTCTCCCAccataaaaatctcaaaaagtcCCTATCTTCTTTCCTCAACTCAATCTGCAAAAATGCACGCCGAATATCGGACGTAACACCAATACTTTTCTCTCTAAAACCCAACAAAATAGATGGAATTTCTTCGATTAAATTTGGGCCTTTAACCAAACAATCATTAAGGGAAGGTGATCTATTAACTTTGCATGACGCGTCAAAAACGGGTCTTATCTTAGTCGTAACACTACTAGGTTTAAAGACTGGGTGATGAGGTAAATAATGtcctttaaaatgcaattcattATTTGGTACCGCTTCAATTACACCCTCTTCTAACCactgtttaaaaatgttatcataTTCCTCATATTTTCTCAAAGATTTAAGTCTATGGGTGACATTGAACAATCTCTTTTCGGCTATATGACGATTTGAGGGCAATTCTACATTGCATCCCAGCCAAGGTAATCCCACACTATAACGACCCTCCTCGTTTCTCGagagagaattcaaaaattgctcaCGTGCTATTTTTTCCtctaaagaattatttaaattgaGATTAGCATCCAAAATTCCGATGGTTTCTAAGCTCCAAAGATCGGAAATCTTGAAATCCTGTATTGCTAAATTCGTACAAAAGGCAGAAGCATttttccctttatgaaaatcatcTGATACACCGCAAACTGTCCAGCCCAATTTTGTACAAATAGCGGTTAAACCTCCTTTCAATTGCTTAACTCGCCCGGTAAGAATTTTCCCGTAAATGTCACTACCTATGAGCATTTctattttaggacaattttcaccTAAATCCGACAACCAAATCCGATTTCGCTTTAATTCTTTCAATATCGGACCCTTTGGTACCCGAGGTATATCCCCACAAATTACCTTCTGATCCAAGAATTCAAATTCTAAATTTGGATACCTATACGAGCTGACCGAGCACAATTTTGCTCTGTATTTGTTATGCAACTTTGGTTCAGTTTTAGTACCCCCAAATAAAGTAAGAGCTACATTTTCTTTTGACACAACGGGTAATTCTAGCTCTGTGGCCAATGATtccaaaatgtatgatttttgggAACCACAATCTAAAAGGGCTCTTATTTCTTTACACTCCTTAATTCCCGCTACTCTTACCCACAAAGTCATTAGAGCTACCTCCGGGGTACAAGTTTGCCCTACTGTAGTTGTATGCAATATTTCAGCTACCGTCTTTTCCTCTATTGGCTGAATTGGTTTATTCAACTCTgggcataaaatatttaaatgcgctTTACCGCAAGAAAAACACTTAATGAACtgtttacaaaattttgctatatGATTTGGCTCTAAACATTTTAgacaacatttcttttctttaactttaGCTATCCTTTCATTAAGAGATAATGCACGTGCCCCATAACAATTTTTACAATCAtgcattttatcacaaaaaagacAAGCTCGATCCTTAGTGCTAAGAAAACTTGAAGCAGTGGAAATGTGAGCTtgtttctgaaacttaaattttcctttcaactCGCGATTTCCGTCTTTATGACTAAAATTATCTAACCCACTGCGAGCCAGTTTTAGCCTCTCTTCACCCTCCACttcagctttcaaaaatttcatcaaattgGAAAGGCGAGAAACATCAACCCCTTCAGGCTCGTTAAAGAGCGAACTTCTTTGCCACGCTTTCAAAACATCCTCGGTAAGACATGATTCCACCATCGGAAACAACCAAGCTGTATTTTCGTGCGACTTTAAACCTAAAGATTCCAAGGCTCTCAAatgagcttcaattttatcatagaGTTTATCGAGTAATAATTTATCCTTACTATTTGCTTTAACATTAGAAACAATTAACTTAATCAACTCTCTGACATATACTTCTACTAATAGTTCCGGTTTTCCGAAACGTTCTTTCAAAGCTGAAACAGCTTTATCATAATTCTCGGAAGTAACTGGATAACTTTAGATAAACTCTCTAGCTCGAGAACCGAATTTCATACACTGAATTAAATAGGCAAATTTGTCACTCTCATACAAATCAGGGTCACtgtgaattttttcaaattgggaCCAGAACGGCAACCAATTTATAAATTCCCcgtcaaacttttttaattcaattttcggAAGTCTATATTGTTTAATCCTATTCAAGGAAATGTCAGCACTATCGGCTGACCTCGATTCTAATTTAACTTTTTCCCGATTTTGAAATTTCTCATTTACTTGCCGAGACAAAGTTATGAATTCATCAGAATACATTTCACACTGTTCTATTTCTTTATTAACATCTTCCTCTAAAGTATTCTCATCAGAAACCAGAAAATCAAGAATTTGATTATCAAGTGTTTTAAGTTCTAACTGTACGTTTGTTAACTTAGTAATTTTATCTCTTACTACATCTGAGGAAAATTCTTCCTCACTTAACTCTACTTTTACGACATTCGCAGTTTTCGTAAAAGAAGTTCTTAAACCAGTACGTTTAACCCtcaatgcttttaattttaaagattccaTTTTTAGCATTCAAAGTTACGTTAATTTGCAAAACAATGTCGACATTACAGAATTACAAACTATTACAATCGCTAAAAATTTACTTCAAGAAACTTGAAAATTCCGAACGTTTATCAAAATACAAAAGTATCGGAAAACATCGACAAATACTTAAACACTTCTAAAAATACCTCATAATTCCTATAATCCTCGTCACGGACGCCACTAAGTGTTGGGAGACTCCTCGATTTTATTCTGACCATTTTTTATCTGTGATATTGAACACAAAGGTACAAAAACTAACTCAATATATTTACATACGGACTTTATTAATGTCTGCCATCCACACTACAACGCACAGAGTTGCGCTTCCACTGAAACAAAAAACAGTCGACTACCTGTTAACAGAAGGTATTATTTTATCTGGCGCCACCTGCCAGATAAATttctttacatcaaaatttacataaatgaCGATAAATAaggaattgaataattaaaaatagaaaacagttcaaagttcTTTTGTGGTCAGTTTCACAAcacagtcagtatcagtctgtcagtcaggcaaaAGGATTCCGAccgccagaactccgatagcctaatggctagaccgttggtcttccaagcgagtggcctgggttcgagtcccagccggaacgaatatcttcaatgtatatatttcttttctaatttgaaaattctttttttttcaatttttttctttcgcaaatattgattatttatgtagggaagaaaattctgagccagccttatttttcgacccgcagatttcaaagtgtttaaataaataattaccaagatgcattttttgtttttattatatttaagacttcaatctacagagctccgatagcctaatggctagcccgttgggcttccaagcgcgtggtgctgggttccAGTCCCGAACGGAAccaatatcttcaatgtatatttttcttttctaatttgaaaattcttttttttttcaatttctttcttttgcaaatatcgattatttatgtacggaagaaaattctgagttagtttaattattcgacctgttgatttcaaagattttagatcaataattaccaaggtgcattttttgtttttattataattaagacaccgaccgacagagatcagatagtctattggcgagagcgttgatcttccatgtgtgtggccctgggttcgaatcccagccgaaaacgaaatcttaaatgcgaatctttttttaaaatttgataattcttttttttttatttcttccttttgcgaagtcagtcagttagtccgacagtcagtcagtcagtctcggtcaggcagtcagtcagtcagttagtcattcagtcagtcagtcaagtagtcagtcagtcagtcagtcagtcagcctcattcagtcagtcagtcagtcagtcggtcagtcctgtccagtcagtcagttagtcagtcaagcagtcagtcaggctgtcaaacattcagtcagtcagtctcagtcagtcaaacagtcagtcagtcagtcagtcgagtccagtttcagtcagtcaggcagtcagtcagtcagtctcggtcagtcagtgagtcagtcagtcagtatcagtcagtcagtcagtcggtctgtcagtcagtcagtctcagtcagtcagttagtcattcagccagtcagtcaagcagtcaatcatttggcctcagtctgtcagtcattcagtcactcagtcaggcagtcagtcagtcagtcagccttattcagtcagtctgtcagtcagtcagtcggtcagtcctgtccagtcagttagtcagtcaagcagtcagtcagtcagtcaagcagtcagtcagtgagtctcagtcagtcagtgagtctcagtcagtc is a window from the Uloborus diversus isolate 005 unplaced genomic scaffold, Udiv.v.3.1 scaffold_58, whole genome shotgun sequence genome containing:
- the LOC129233649 gene encoding uncharacterized protein LOC129233649 codes for the protein MGDSIGGILTIRDQSGLRRVRTRIVEREDSYEFRYPILLPSKHYIVNCLVRDYHLKYSHAGTQALTVIMREEFWIIGARRTIRSIVKNCVRCKRFAAKPPTTGSIQLPLDRVRDAFAFEVTGIDLCGPLILRNKTKTWI